CATCTACCAACTCTTAATAATTTAAGGAAGCTCCTAATATGTGTAAAAGCTTCCCCTTTTCCAGTCAGCTagcaacagcaccagaagaaGGGTCTGATGTTGATTTGATATCTCTTTAGGATTTActgttatatatattattaacCTTATTTTATGCTGCTTtacattatattaaacaaatgtaaATAAACATACATGGCTAAGGTCTACTATATTTTACATGGAAGAAGACTtaccttgtttctttctttttaaaggaaTTGTACAACACCTACAAAATGGGCAACTGTTACGTGACATATATATAAAGAAGCATAACTTGCTACCAATTGATTGGACAAGTAAACATCTGTATTTGGAGACCACTGGAAAGAGTCGAACACTGCAAAGTGGACTAGCATTACTCTATTCTTTTCTACCAGACTTTGATTGGAAGAAAATTAATTTTAGGAACCAATGGAGCACAATTTTCTGTTCTGGACACTGTGAATGCCAGAGAAGAAACCATTATTTGGAGGAAGAGCAACGTCGCCAATATAGTCTTCGAGTGAAAAAAATAGATTTGGAAAAGACATATGCCGATATGGCCAGAATAATTGGCATTGCCACCCGACAGTTAAGAGCTTCTAATCCCATTGATTCTATGTTGTGCCAGTTCTGCCATAATGCCAGCTTTCCCTGTACTAAGAATGGTTGCATAGACATGGAGCACTTTAAAGTAATCAAGAAATATCAACTTGAAGATgaaaaggagaggcaaaaaaagaaatattattatttgtatgcactACTAGCCACTCATCCAATCCTGAACCAAACAGTCAATCGGATGCTAAGGATTGCAGAAGGCAAGAAAGAAGAATTATTTGTTCTTTACTCTGCCCATGATGTTACGTTGTCACCTGTTCTTAGTGCTTTAGGCATCACTGGGGCCAAGTTTCCAAGGTTTGCTGCTAGATTAGTCTTTGAGTTatggaaagatgaaaagaaataTAACGAAAACTTTATTCGTATCCT
This genomic stretch from Erythrolamprus reginae isolate rEryReg1 chromosome 5, rEryReg1.hap1, whole genome shotgun sequence harbors:
- the PXYLP1 gene encoding 2-phosphoxylose phosphatase 1, coding for MFFRNRFLFLLALAALLAFLSLSLQFLHLIPVKPIKDNVLHSKNRKRIMPNPLTEPPAIDPIYEAQFYCNVPSISERSMEGHGPHYFKLISVHVLIRHGDRYPLYAIPRTKRPDIDCTLMPNRKPSHSLLEAFISHMSKGSEAQMDGSLSSLPRYPSHSLCEMGELTQTGIVQHLQNGQLLRDIYIKKHNLLPIDWTSKHLYLETTGKSRTLQSGLALLYSFLPDFDWKKINFRNQWSTIFCSGHCECQRRNHYLEEEQRRQYSLRVKKIDLEKTYADMARIIGIATRQLRASNPIDSMLCQFCHNASFPCTKNGCIDMEHFKVIKKYQLEDEKERQKKKYYYLYALLATHPILNQTVNRMLRIAEGKKEELFVLYSAHDVTLSPVLSALGITGAKFPRFAARLVFELWKDEKKYNENFIRILYNGIDVTFQTSFCRDFNKHFGKMMCPLEKFVHFVKQDMFSPFNTTSYYDACRRRRF